From the genome of Dermochelys coriacea isolate rDerCor1 chromosome 1, rDerCor1.pri.v4, whole genome shotgun sequence:
TCACCTAAATGCTGGATAAACCTTCAACGTGAAATGGAAAAGCATTATGCGATTTGAAACTagggcaaagattttttttttttaaatttttaattgtttgtttgttttttccaaaagtgGGTGCCTAAACTTAAGCTCCAGGGTGCCTAAATATGGGCTTAGTAGGAGATGTGTGGTCACTTATTTTACTACGGAAAATCAAGTAACTtgtttagttgcctaaatacaGATTTTAGGTGCCTATAATTGGGCTTCTTTTTTTTGAATATCTTATCTTAGTGTCACACAGTTGGTTCAATACAGACATGATGAGAACTCTAGATTTTTCCACTTCCAAGATAGTGCTCCTAAAGACCCTATTTAGCCCTGGATTAAACCAGAGATAATTTCAGGGGTGGGGACAGATCACCTGCAGAATGTCTTTCCCATCCCACCAAGTTCTCCTGCCTACTTTCATGAGAGAAGACAAGAACAGAGCTAGCACACATtccaaatctgattttaaaactgTCCTAACTATACTGCAAGGAGGTGTGGATTAAACTAGCTTAATTCCTAGGAAAGGAAAGGTGGTAATGACTTTATTCACTGTTAGCCTATTTCAGTGTTTCAGTCATGAAAATAAATTCTTGGTTGTAATAGAATTTTGATGCTCTTTCCCAACCCAGATATTGGCACAACAGATATTCAGAAGAGAAAACTGGCTGAGGCAATTGTATCTGGAGACACGAGCAAATTGATGAAGATTCTCCAGCCCCAGGATGTTGATCTTGTCGTAGATGGAAGCTCCAGTCTTTTACACTTGGCTGTTGAAGCAGGTCAAGAAGAATGTGTCAAGTGGCTCCTTCTGTATAATGTCAACCCCAACCTGACCAACAAAAAAGGGTCCACTCCTCTCCATGTGGCCatagagaagaaaatgaaaagcattgTGGAGCTTATTCTGGCACGGAAAATCAATGTGAATGCCAAAGACGAGGATCAGTGGACTGCACTTCACTTTGCTGCACAGAATGGGGATGAGTTCAGTACCCGAATGCTGCTTGATAAGAATGCATCACTGAATGAAGTTGATTTTGAAGGAAGAGTCCCCATACACATAGCCTGCCAGCATGGACAAGAGCACATAGTGCGGATACTATTGAGAAGAGGTGTCAACGTGGATATCAAAGGCAAGGATGGCTGGGTGCCACTACATTATGCTGCCTGGCAAGGTCATCTCTCCATTGTAAAACTTCTGGCAAAACAGCCAGGTGTGAATGTGAACGCACAGACGGTGGATGGAAGGACCCCACTGCACCTGGCAGCACAAAGAGGGCATTACAGAGTTGCCCGCATTCTTATAGAACTACAGTCCGATGTCAATATACGGAACATGCTTCTGCAGACTGCTCTCCACATAGCTGCTGAAACTGGCCATACCAGCACTTCGAGGCTGCTTCTCAATCGTGGTGCAGAAATAGAGGTAGCAACAGCGGAGGGATACACCGCACTTCATTTAGCTGCTCGCAATGGACATCTAGCAACTACCAAACTATTGCTAGATGAAATGGCTAATGTTCTGGCTACAGGCCCTTTGAACAGGACAGCGCTCCACCTTGCTGCTGAAAACGGACATGCCGAAGTAGTCGAGGAACTCGTCAATTCAGAAAATGTGAATGATTCTGATGAGGAAGGGCTGACCGCTCTTCATCTGGCAGCGAGAGGCGGGCATGCAAAAACAGTTGAGATTCTATTAAAACATGGGGCCCTTGCTGACTTGCAAAGCCTCAAGTTTCAGACTCCACTGCAGCTGGCTAAGCAAATTGGGAATAGCTCTGTTGTCATGCTGCTAAGTGAGACTTAGATGAACATATTCTGAATCTTGAGATCTTTACTGGAGCTTGACTTTCTTTGGGAGTTCTCCTGGAATTGCGCAGTGACCTGCTTTTCTATTAACTCTGCAGACAAGTCTGAATTCTAGCCAATCAGAACCTGCATTTTAGTGAGGTCACATGGCCTAAGGAACTGAGTGTAGGACcaagagccaggaactcctgagtacTGATTCTAGGTCTGTCATTTGCGTGGTCTTGGGCAAggcattttgtttcttttccaactTGTATAGTGGAGATGAAAATACTTGTATAACTAACCTCACAGGACTGTTGAGGGTTAATTAGATGGAGTTTAAATAGTGCCTTAATTTTTCAATGTGCCATGTCTGCATTTAAGTATTATCATCCTGCCTTCTGATTTCTTCAGACACATGGTGGGACAAGCATATTATTTCAGATGACTGGTTTATTACATAATCCATCTTTTCTGTTGGTGTGCGTGTGTGGTTTTTAATATAACTTGTTACCATGGAGGCATTGACAGTACACAAATCAATTTGAAATAAGCATTGTTGGAAAGACGCaagctatttatttaaaatgtgttttaggaTAGACCTGTTTCAACCTGGATCATGTGGCTAAGTGTCATAATTTCATTTTCGGAAGgtacaaaatggaaaaatatggaaATGCTCCATTTTCATTGTAATAGAGATGTTGATTATAAAGCCACACATTTCTGTTTACTCAGAATGGTCAATAGACTATCTTCAGTTATGCATATGGTAGAAGAATTCTCAGACTGGCTGGTGGAGTGAAGCACAGAAGTTCACTTTTGATATGCAATAGTAACTTGTATATAATGTAAGATCAGTAAAATATAAGATTTTTTGTTACCGGTCAGTTGTGTAATAAGGATCTGTTAGTGTGAAACTAGAAACAactaaggtttttattttttttggctgaaattaatTCATGATAAACTGTAGTTAAATGTTATGTTCTAATAACATTTATAGAACTCTTCACAAGCAGTTTGTTTAGATTAGATATATAATAGAACCACATGTACAGTGGCACAGTATGTGTCCTAAATGAATGAACTGTGTGATGAATAGTCTAATATAAATATACTGTGTATATAGTATTTCTACCAGTTATATACATTTTCTGCCGTAGAAAATATGGAGACTGTTTAGGCCTGGGTATGTTTTAATACGCCTTTTAAAGTTCACTCTTTTCAAAGTTCAAATGTGATCTGTTTATCAATAAATATAATTGTTCTATATCTATTGTATGTAAATTCTTCTACTTAGGCAAAGTTTGCTGTAGTTATTAGGAAAAAGAAAGGTAAAGCAAACTGAACATCTAAAccgtgtgtgtggcggggggggggggaatatacaAATGACTGTCCTTCCATTATTAAAGGAGTAGGGCTTTGTTCTGTTTTGGGGCAATAAACTGAACTGCAAGCAGATCAATGGGGACAGGTTAAGTAGCTCTTATTGATTGAGGAAAACAGCAGTTTATTATGCTATTATATACATGATTCAATGTTGACTGTCTTCAGTTTAAAAGCTTGAggcatttaattaaaacaaatcaaaggcTAGACGGTCTTATCAGCTTTCTTCACTTGAATTTGTTGCTCATAAAAGGTGCCATATGACAGTCCTGGAGAATGAAGTTCTGTGTGTATTAGTGCTGTATAGCAAAGCACTTGAGTAATCGGATGAAAAAATCGAAACCATTCCAAATACATATTCAACTGTTTCAAACTATTAGCTACTCTGTGGAATGTACCAGTGTGAAGAATTCTGTTAAAGAGAAACTAacaccaagatttaaaaaaaaataaaaataaaataaaaataaaactaggaGCCTgaagttaggctcttaaatccatacATAGCACTTACATTTGGAACTGCAGGATGCTTAGCACTTTTTGAAAGTCACCTGTTTGGATGGGATACTTCACCGACTGCCTATGCTGGTTATTATTAGAAGGTAGCTATTTACTCCATGCCAATTATAGTATTTATTAGCCAGTACACTGGGTTACATACACAATGCAGCCTTTAAATCTCTGCCACCTTTAAGAGCATGGAGTCCTTAGAATGCACTTTCTAAAGCAGAGACCAGAAAGAAACTGACTTAGAACtaggtttatttttaactttgttcTGTTCTTAATTTCTCCTGAGACAGACGCACctatcaatatcttcattattcTGAATCCCTTCAAGGTGTTCCCTGTAAAATATATATCCTTGTGGAAAATGCAAAAGCATGAAAATTCTTTTATCAGAAAAGTTTCTGGGTCCCTTGTAACTTGCCTCAATCTTAATCACCAACACCTTACTCAAATTGTCATCCTTTCGAACAGTGTTGATGGTGATCATCCTTCATTTTGTGATTGGTAATTGCTAATGTCCACTAGAAATGGGGGTGATCTCAAACTTGCTTTTACCTGAAATCTGAACTAGATTTCAAGTTAGACTTGAAAAGCTTGGTATAACCTACTCGGCAATCTACATCCCATCAGCAGTGACCCTGAGGGTTGATGTTACCTAATCTGTCTTTTGGGAATAGTTTTCCTGACTGTTTGGACAACATCCTATATTTTGCAATATGTCCCCAAACTATTTATTCTTCCCACTACACAGAAAAGGAATTCTGTAACCTACTGCATCTGAACCACTTAGTGCAGAGTGTGGAAGGTGCCTAGAAGGCTGCTATCCACAAACACCAGAAGTTGCAGCAGAGGGAAAGGCTCACTCATGTAACTCCTTATAACAAGTTGTCAGCCACCACCTTGCCAGTACATTCTTTCCAAACAGATTAATAATCGTGCATCAGCTTCTAATTGAACATAAGGCCATATGCTCATGAACATTTTCCATGCAGCCTTTTGCAATAAGAGGCATCGGCTACACCTTGCAAAAGAGTAGGTGAGGCTGGCACAGAAGCCATTCCTGAGGGACAAAATTAACTCTTCGGCAAAGGCTTAaaaattatggggaaaaaaattaagggTGATATACTGTCACACAGATGCTGCTCTGCGTCCATAATGAAATATGAGGGAAAGGTTGAGCTCAAATGTGCGGGAACTTTTGATCT
Proteins encoded in this window:
- the RIPK4 gene encoding receptor-interacting serine/threonine-protein kinase 4 isoform X2; translated protein: MELLEEAKKMEMAKFRYILPVYGICKEPVGLVMEYMETGSLEKLLASEPLPWELRFRIIHETAVGMNFLHCMSPPLLHLDLKPANILLDAHYHVKISDFGLAKCNGLSHSHDLSIDGLCGTIAYLPPERIREKNRYFDTKHDVYSFSIVIWGVLTQKKPFAEENNILHIMVKVVKGHRPELPAISKSRPCSCNNLIKLMQKCWQDDPSKRPTFQEITSETEDLCEKPEDETKEMIAQDLTTKKSQEPHSEGMPVLSQPKRESTPVSAKDYSLSELLSQLDSGISQTMEGPEELSRSSSESKLASSDKRLSGVSSVDSAFSSRGSLSLSFERENSGSDIGTTDIQKRKLAEAIVSGDTSKLMKILQPQDVDLVVDGSSSLLHLAVEAGQEECVKWLLLYNVNPNLTNKKGSTPLHVAIEKKMKSIVELILARKINVNAKDEDQWTALHFAAQNGDEFSTRMLLDKNASLNEVDFEGRVPIHIACQHGQEHIVRILLRRGVNVDIKGKDGWVPLHYAAWQGHLSIVKLLAKQPGVNVNAQTVDGRTPLHLAAQRGHYRVARILIELQSDVNIRNMLLQTALHIAAETGHTSTSRLLLNRGAEIEVATAEGYTALHLAARNGHLATTKLLLDEMANVLATGPLNRTALHLAAENGHAEVVEELVNSENVNDSDEEGLTALHLAARGGHAKTVEILLKHGALADLQSLKFQTPLQLAKQIGNSSVVMLLSET